The sequence CCCCGCGCAAGGGCGACGCGCCACGGCCGCACCCGTCAGCCGCCGCCCCGCCCGAGGGCGACGCGCCACGGCCGCGCCCGCGTCGCTCAGGCCACGAACGTGCGCGGCGCCTCCATGCCCGCGCCCGCACCCGCCCCGACCAGGCGGGCGGCCTGGGCGAGCCGCTGGGCCGCCTCCTCCGCCACCGGCCCGCCGACCGTGAACGGGAGCCGTACGTAGCCCTCGAAAGCGCCGTCGACGCCGAACCGGGGCCCGGACGGCACGCGTACCCCGACGCCTTCCCCGGCGACCGCGAGCCGCGACCCGGACAGCCCGCCGGTGCGCACCCAGAGCGTCAGTCCGCCGGCCGGCACGGAGAACTCCCACTCCGGCAGCTCCCGGCGCACGGCCGCGACGAGCGCGTCGCGATTCTCCCGGGCCTGTTCGCGGCGCAGCCGCACGGCCTCCTCCCAGCCGCCGGTCCGCATCAGCCAGTTGACCGCCAGCTGTTCGAGGACCGGGGTGCCCATGTCGGCGTACGCGCGAGCGGCGACCAGGCTGCGGATCACATCGGGCGCGGCCCGTACCCAGCCGATCCGCATGCCGGCCCAGAACGCCTTGCTGGCCGAGCCCACGGTCAGGACCGTGCTGCCGGCCGGGTCGAACGCGCAGACCGGACGCGGCATCGCCACGTCGTCGTCGAGGTGCAGCTCCCGCATCGTCTCGTCGACGACCAGGACCGTGCCGGCCGAGCGCGCGGCGTCCACCAGCGCCCGTCGGCGGTCCTCGCCGGCCAGCGCGCCGGTGGGGTTGTGGAAGTCCGCGACGACGTAGGCGAGCCGGGGCGCCGCGTCCCGCAGGACCTGGCGCCAGCGGTTCAGGTCCCAGCCGCCGAGCCCCTCCTCCATGGCCACCGGCACCAGCCGGGCGCCCGCCTCCCGCATCAGCTGGAGGATGTTGGCGTAGCTCGGCGACTCCACCGCGATCCGCTCGCCGCGGCCGGCGAAGAGGTGACAGATGGCGTCGATCGCACCCATCGCACCGGTGGTGACCATGATCTGCTCGGGCATGGTCGGGATGCCGTCGGCGGTGTAGCGGTCGGCGATCATCTGACGCAGCGCGGGCAGCCCGGCGGGGTAGTCGCCGTGGGTGTGCGCGTACGGCGGCAGCTCCTCCAGGGCGCCCTGGACGGCCCGCGTCAGCCAGGGCTCGGGGGCCGGCAGCGAGGCGCAGCCCAGGTCGATCATGGAGCCCAGGGCCTCGGGCGGCAGCGGTTCCAGACCGCGGGCGGGCAGCGGGTTGCCCGCCGGGACCGCCGTCCAGCTGCCGGCGCCGCGCCGGGACTCCAGGAAGCCCTCGGCCCGCAGCGCCTCGTAGGCGGCGGCGACCGTGGTGCGGCTGACGGCGAGGGCGACGGCCAGCTCGCGTTCGGCCGGGAGGCGGGCGGCGACCGCGACCCGGCCCTCCAGGACGAGCAGCCGGATGCCGTCGGCGAGCGCGCGGTAGGCGGGCGGGCGGCGGCTGCCGGGGCCCAACGGCCGCTGCTGCTGGGCCCGGAGCTGGCGGGCCAGCTGTGCCGCTCCCACCGCCGAAGTCCACTGCGCCATGAGAATCAGTCCACCTTCCTCGGATTGGCCATGGTTGGCGGCCAATCGCCTGCCACAGAGTGACACGGAGCAGTCCAACACCACCACTCCAGGGGGCACACCTTGTCCAAGACCCTCGTCCCGCAGGGGGCGCACCTGACCCGACGGCTGGTCCAGCTGTACGCGGGGCTCGCGCTCTACGGGGCGAGCTCGGCCCTGCTGGTCGTCGCCGGTCTTGGCCTGGAGCCGTGGGGTGTGCTGCACCAGGGGCTCGCGGAGCGGACCGGGATCAGCATCGGTGTGGTCTCGATCATCATCGGCGCGGTCGTGCTGCTGCTGTGGATCCCGCTGCGCCAGCGGCCGGGCCTGGGCACGGTCTCGAACGTGTTCGCCGTGGGGATCGCGATGGACGGCACGCTCGCCCTGGTCCCCGAGGTGCACGGTCTCGTGGCGCGGGCCGGGGTGATGACCGCGGGGATCGTGCTGAACGGGGTGGCGACGGGCCTCTACATCAGCGCCCGGTTCGGCCCCGGCCCCCGGGACGGTCTGATGACCGGGCTGCACCGGCGGACCGGCCGATCGATCCGGCTGGTGCGCACGGCCATCGAGATCGCCGTCGTGGTCACCGGCTTCGTGCTCGGCGGCTCCCTCGGCGTCGGCACGGTCCTGTACGCCGTGGCCATCGGGCCGCTGGCCCAGGTCTTCCTGCGCGTCTTCGCGATCCCGGAGGCCGGGGAGACCTCGGCCGGGACCGCCGCGCCCCGGCAGTCCATACTGCGGCGGTGACTTCCGAACGCCACCCCTATCTGGACCATCCCGCGCCGCTCGCGTTCGCCCACCGGGGCGGCGCGGCGGACGGGCTCGAGAACACGGCGGTGGCCTTCCGCCGCGCCGCCGACGCCGGGTACCGCTACTTCGAGACCGATGTGCACGCGTCGGCGGACGGCCGC is a genomic window of Streptomyces sp. NBC_00708 containing:
- a CDS encoding PLP-dependent aminotransferase family protein, which codes for MAQWTSAVGAAQLARQLRAQQQRPLGPGSRRPPAYRALADGIRLLVLEGRVAVAARLPAERELAVALAVSRTTVAAAYEALRAEGFLESRRGAGSWTAVPAGNPLPARGLEPLPPEALGSMIDLGCASLPAPEPWLTRAVQGALEELPPYAHTHGDYPAGLPALRQMIADRYTADGIPTMPEQIMVTTGAMGAIDAICHLFAGRGERIAVESPSYANILQLMREAGARLVPVAMEEGLGGWDLNRWRQVLRDAAPRLAYVVADFHNPTGALAGEDRRRALVDAARSAGTVLVVDETMRELHLDDDVAMPRPVCAFDPAGSTVLTVGSASKAFWAGMRIGWVRAAPDVIRSLVAARAYADMGTPVLEQLAVNWLMRTGGWEEAVRLRREQARENRDALVAAVRRELPEWEFSVPAGGLTLWVRTGGLSGSRLAVAGEGVGVRVPSGPRFGVDGAFEGYVRLPFTVGGPVAEEAAQRLAQAARLVGAGAGAGMEAPRTFVA